One Clostridium estertheticum DNA segment encodes these proteins:
- a CDS encoding TDT family transporter, whose translation MKSLIKKTPVPIAGLMLALAAAGNLLLSYGAMYRNIFGIVSALILLLLILKISFDTKVVVESFKNPVVASVIPTFTMGLMILATYIKPYAPSISFGIWCFGLVLHCFLIIYFTINYIFNFDIKKVFPSYFVVYVGIVVASMTAPAYNLISLGKGFFWVGLISYLCLLPIVIYRTFFIKGIPEPAMPTIAIFAAPASLCLAGYLACFPMKNNFIVGFLVGLSLIMFLGVISYLPKLLKIKFYPSYSALTFPMVISAIAMKQFNGYLVKIKQPIHMLKYLIKFQEILAVLIVLYVLVRYFQFLFLENKIAKISQIDKSI comes from the coding sequence ATGAAAAGTTTGATTAAAAAAACTCCAGTACCAATAGCGGGACTGATGTTAGCACTAGCGGCAGCTGGCAATTTATTATTATCTTATGGTGCTATGTACAGGAACATCTTTGGAATTGTATCTGCATTAATATTATTGTTACTTATATTAAAGATATCTTTTGATACAAAAGTAGTAGTAGAGTCTTTTAAAAACCCAGTTGTTGCCAGTGTAATACCTACTTTTACTATGGGTTTAATGATTTTGGCAACTTATATAAAGCCCTATGCTCCTTCAATATCCTTTGGAATTTGGTGCTTTGGATTAGTACTGCATTGTTTTCTAATAATTTATTTTACAATAAATTATATTTTTAACTTTGATATAAAAAAAGTTTTTCCAAGTTATTTTGTAGTTTATGTTGGTATTGTTGTTGCAAGTATGACTGCACCTGCCTATAATTTAATTAGCCTTGGAAAAGGGTTTTTCTGGGTTGGTCTTATATCATATTTATGTCTGCTACCTATTGTAATTTACAGGACATTCTTTATTAAGGGAATTCCAGAACCAGCAATGCCAACCATTGCAATATTTGCAGCTCCTGCTAGTTTATGTTTAGCTGGATATTTAGCATGTTTTCCAATGAAAAATAATTTTATAGTAGGCTTTTTAGTTGGTCTATCCCTTATAATGTTTCTCGGGGTGATTTCGTATTTACCAAAGCTTCTGAAAATTAAATTTTACCCAAGTTATTCTGCACTCACCTTTCCAATGGTGATAAGCGCAATTGCTATGAAGCAATTTAATGGGTATCTAGTTAAAATTAAACAACCAATACATATGTTAAAATATTTAATTAAATTCCAAGAGATACTAGCTGTTTTAATTGTCCTTTATGTTTTAGTAAGATACTTTCAATTTCTTTTTCTTGAGAATAAAATCGCAAAGATATCTCAAATAGATAAAAGTATATAA
- a CDS encoding TetR/AcrR family transcriptional regulator, whose protein sequence is MRRKDDEKEKSIKEAVIKLILEQGFHGTSISKIAKEAGVSPATVYVYYENKEVMLRDIYLEYSEEILDYLLGKLYKEMDGHELIEMLTRGYYTYIREHGEIFHFVDQFSSCPALASQCSEQKNINNLNILLEEMKKKRVIKNFRNDNLIAIIFYPIKSIAIKQCIGEFEQVELLDEMITIIQEALLL, encoded by the coding sequence ATGAGAAGAAAAGATGACGAAAAGGAAAAGAGCATAAAAGAAGCAGTGATTAAGCTAATACTAGAACAAGGTTTTCATGGTACTTCTATTTCAAAGATTGCAAAAGAGGCAGGGGTTTCCCCAGCTACTGTTTATGTTTATTATGAGAATAAAGAAGTAATGCTACGAGATATATATCTTGAGTATTCTGAAGAAATTTTAGATTATTTACTTGGCAAACTTTATAAAGAAATGGATGGACATGAGCTTATCGAAATGCTCACTAGAGGTTATTATACCTATATCCGAGAACATGGAGAAATATTTCATTTTGTAGATCAATTTTCAAGTTGCCCAGCCCTTGCTAGTCAATGTTCAGAACAAAAGAACATAAATAATTTAAACATACTCTTAGAAGAGATGAAAAAGAAAAGAGTGATTAAAAATTTTAGAAATGATAATTTGATAGCTATAATTTTTTACCCAATAAAATCTATTGCTATTAAACAATGTATTGGTGAATTTGAACAGGTTGAGCTCCTTGACGAAATGATTACGATAATTCAAGAGGCCCTACTTCTTTAA
- the lon gene encoding endopeptidase La, giving the protein MMNIDKKNKAGMVIPVSDIVLLPGMAYTLKLNNISEEELENLAKKEQFSIALPLKQNFNQSQLKLEDFYKVGVSFHVNGIEKTEKGYQLKIKVLDRVEIKDLSIGNGFTRVEFEIAPDLIDLTEKSQEEMLEYVKKVTREVSENFKGSDQFMKIVEDQKDLNKLIGHLTQFMPLTNEEKYELIETQSLKERSLKFMDYLLKQKESLKLQFEMAEKFTEKANKNYRESVLREQLKAIQSELNEGKSEGSKKDKDYASRIEEAQMPEEIKTAALEELEKLESQSENSAEYNIIRNYLDLLVKLPWKKAEPKAINLGEARRILDEQHYGLEKVKDRIIQHLAVMKLRNDKKGSILLLVGPPGTGKTSLGKSIAQALDRKYIRLSLGGIRDEAEIRGHRRTYIGAMPGRILQSIKKAGEINPVMVLDEVDKLMMGYNGDPASALLEVLDPEQNNSFTDHYLDLPYDLSEVFFVATANSLDNIPRPLLDRMEIIPISSYTMNEKFHIGKNHLIPSVLEEHGLSNDQLVIEDEALQKIISEYTLEAGVRGLKKQIATLARVASEKIVSNTVELPFKVTVDALDDLLGRKVSSHDKAQVDNPPGVVTGLAWTAVGGEILFIEATDMLGTGQVTLTGQLGDVMKESAKISLSLLKSRLPINTINFKERDLHIHVPSGSTPKDGPSAGITLFTALASLVTGIKVDPKLAMTGEITLRGAVLPIGGLKEKLLGAQRAGITKILIPKDNLIDLKDVPEEIKNQLTIKTVETVEDVLRETLGISLPRVEHVFNTNISTVVTFNSNQM; this is encoded by the coding sequence ATGATGAATATAGATAAAAAAAATAAAGCTGGGATGGTAATACCCGTATCGGACATAGTTTTATTACCAGGAATGGCTTATACTTTGAAACTAAATAACATTAGTGAAGAGGAACTTGAAAATTTAGCTAAGAAGGAACAATTTAGTATTGCATTACCTTTAAAGCAAAACTTTAATCAAAGTCAGTTAAAGCTAGAGGATTTTTATAAGGTTGGAGTTTCCTTTCATGTAAATGGAATTGAAAAAACAGAAAAAGGATATCAATTGAAAATTAAAGTGCTAGATAGAGTAGAAATTAAAGATCTTAGTATAGGAAATGGGTTTACTCGTGTGGAATTTGAAATTGCACCAGATCTTATAGATCTTACAGAAAAAAGTCAAGAAGAAATGCTTGAATATGTGAAAAAGGTTACTCGTGAGGTTAGTGAAAATTTCAAGGGCTCAGACCAGTTCATGAAAATTGTAGAAGATCAAAAGGACTTAAATAAACTAATAGGTCACCTTACTCAATTTATGCCTCTTACAAATGAAGAAAAGTATGAGTTAATTGAAACTCAATCTTTAAAAGAAAGAAGCCTTAAATTTATGGATTACCTTCTAAAGCAGAAAGAATCTCTAAAATTGCAATTTGAGATGGCAGAAAAATTCACTGAAAAAGCTAACAAAAATTATAGAGAATCAGTACTAAGAGAGCAATTGAAAGCTATACAAAGTGAATTAAATGAAGGTAAAAGTGAAGGCTCTAAAAAAGACAAAGATTATGCAAGTAGGATTGAAGAGGCTCAGATGCCAGAGGAAATAAAAACTGCTGCCTTAGAGGAACTTGAAAAGTTAGAAAGTCAAAGTGAAAATAGTGCTGAATATAATATTATACGTAACTACTTAGATCTATTAGTAAAGCTTCCTTGGAAAAAAGCTGAACCTAAAGCTATTAATCTAGGAGAAGCAAGACGTATCTTAGATGAGCAGCATTACGGACTTGAAAAAGTGAAGGATAGAATAATACAACATTTAGCAGTTATGAAGCTTAGAAATGATAAAAAAGGTTCTATTTTACTACTAGTTGGGCCTCCTGGTACTGGTAAGACAAGTTTAGGAAAAAGCATTGCGCAGGCTCTTGATCGAAAATATATACGACTTAGTTTAGGTGGCATCCGTGATGAAGCTGAAATTAGAGGCCATAGAAGAACTTATATAGGTGCAATGCCTGGAAGAATTCTTCAAAGCATTAAAAAGGCAGGAGAGATAAACCCAGTTATGGTTTTAGATGAAGTGGACAAGTTAATGATGGGTTACAATGGAGATCCGGCCAGTGCATTACTTGAGGTACTAGATCCAGAGCAAAACAATAGCTTTACTGATCATTATTTGGATCTACCTTATGATTTGTCTGAGGTATTCTTTGTAGCAACAGCTAACTCACTTGACAATATTCCTAGACCACTACTAGATAGAATGGAGATAATTCCAATATCTAGTTATACTATGAATGAAAAATTCCATATAGGTAAAAATCACTTAATACCTTCAGTACTCGAAGAGCATGGATTAAGTAATGACCAATTAGTTATTGAAGATGAAGCACTACAAAAAATAATTAGTGAGTATACACTAGAAGCTGGAGTTCGCGGACTTAAAAAGCAAATAGCTACCTTAGCTAGAGTTGCTTCAGAGAAGATTGTATCTAATACAGTAGAGTTACCATTTAAAGTTACTGTGGATGCACTAGATGATTTACTTGGAAGAAAAGTTTCAAGCCATGATAAAGCTCAAGTGGATAACCCACCAGGAGTTGTTACAGGACTTGCTTGGACAGCTGTAGGTGGAGAAATACTTTTCATTGAAGCTACGGACATGCTAGGAACTGGACAAGTTACCTTGACTGGACAACTTGGAGATGTTATGAAAGAATCTGCAAAGATTTCCTTAAGTCTCCTTAAGTCAAGGTTACCAATTAATACTATAAACTTTAAGGAAAGAGATCTTCATATTCATGTTCCATCAGGCTCTACTCCTAAAGATGGTCCCTCAGCTGGAATTACATTATTCACTGCACTTGCTTCCCTTGTTACAGGCATAAAAGTGGATCCAAAGCTTGCAATGACAGGAGAAATCACTTTAAGAGGAGCAGTACTTCCAATTGGAGGTCTTAAGGAAAAATTACTTGGAGCTCAAAGAGCTGGAATAACAAAGATATTAATTCCAAAGGATAATTTAATTGACCTAAAGGATGTGCCTGAAGAAATTAAAAATCAATTAACCATTAAGACAGTAGAAACTGTAGAAGATGTACTTCGTGAAACTTTGGGAATATCATTACCTAGAGTAGAGCATGTATTTAACACTAATATATCTACGGTGGTCACTTTTAATTCAAATCAAATGTAG
- the nfsA gene encoding oxygen-insensitive NADPH nitroreductase — translation MNETINLLKAHKSIRKYKDQIVEAETIKTIIECAQSASTSGFIQAYTIISVVDKSKRKDIAHLAGDQSYVEECPLFLVFCADLNRIKNCCEINHKTMLEGYTETFIVATVDATLAAQNALIAAESLGLGGVYIGGIRNNPSEMCKILNIPSGVYPVFGMCIGYPDDAPDIKARLPLEVILKTDEYNIDGDAKKIEEYDAQVSAYYKKRTKGKRSDTWTNQVSGLIDKPQRPHMKDFLDKQGFKMK, via the coding sequence ATGAATGAGACTATAAATTTATTAAAAGCTCACAAATCCATAAGAAAATATAAAGATCAAATTGTGGAAGCTGAAACCATAAAAACAATTATCGAATGCGCACAAAGTGCCTCAACTTCTGGTTTTATTCAAGCCTATACTATTATAAGTGTAGTTGATAAATCTAAGAGAAAAGATATAGCACATCTTGCAGGAGATCAAAGTTACGTGGAAGAGTGCCCATTATTTTTAGTTTTCTGTGCTGATTTAAATCGCATTAAAAACTGTTGTGAAATCAACCATAAAACTATGTTAGAAGGATATACAGAAACTTTTATTGTAGCAACTGTAGATGCTACGCTTGCTGCTCAAAATGCTTTAATTGCTGCAGAATCACTAGGACTAGGTGGAGTTTATATAGGTGGTATAAGAAATAATCCATCAGAAATGTGTAAGATTTTAAATATACCTTCAGGAGTATACCCTGTGTTTGGGATGTGCATCGGCTATCCAGATGATGCCCCAGATATAAAAGCAAGGTTACCTCTAGAGGTAATTTTAAAAACCGATGAGTATAATATAGATGGCGATGCTAAAAAAATAGAAGAATATGATGCGCAAGTTAGTGCCTATTATAAAAAGAGAACTAAGGGAAAAAGATCAGATACATGGACAAATCAAGTATCTGGTCTAATAGACAAACCTCAAAGACCACATATGAAAGATTTTTTAGACAAACAAGGATTTAAAATGAAATAA